In Brassica rapa cultivar Chiifu-401-42 chromosome A06, CAAS_Brap_v3.01, whole genome shotgun sequence, a single window of DNA contains:
- the LOC103872116 gene encoding homeobox-leucine zipper protein HAT7-like isoform X1, producing MIFIIPKKLKAGNGVDLETANGRHNFKNKKFSDPATVTKWKDERMKHRFKYSMVILEMSWTWHGQTQICFFQLLKTRQFGYGELVVMSVFISSIITTTHGLMFQQLHEDNAHHLPSHTSPPSCPPHLFYGKRRRKLHDQQINDVHGSIRPPPSYSKKPDHDEDNLSDDGSHMMLGGTKKRLNLEQVRALEKIFELGNKLEPERKMQLGKALGLQPRQIANWFQNMKSRLKTKQLERDYDTLKKQLDVLKSDNDSLLAHNKKLHDGFHRCQSSNLGFIRTEGRRLDRCS from the exons ATGATCTTTATAATCCCCAAAAAGCTTAAAGCAGGCAATGGAGTGGACCTTGAAACAGCAAATGGGcgacacaatttcaaaaataag AAATTTTCAGATCCGGCTACCGTCACTAAATGGAAAGATGAAAGAATG AAACACCGTTTCAAGTACTCCATGGTCATACTGGAGATGTCTTGGACTTGGCATGGTCAGACTCAAAT TTGCTTCTTTCAGCTTCTAAAGACAAGACAGTTCGGCTATGGAGAGTTGGTTGTGATGAGTGTCTTCATATCTTCCATAATAACAACTACA CATGGACTCATGTTTCAGCAACTTCATGAAGACAATGCTCATCACTTACCTTCTCATACCTCTCCCCCTTCTTGCCCTCCTCATCTCTTCTATggaaa gaggaggaggaaactACATGATCAACAGATCAATGACGTTCACGGGAGTATCAGACCACCACCATCTTACTCAAAGAAGCCTGACCATGACGAAGACAATCTATCAGATGATGGGTCCCATATGATGTTAGGAGGGACGAAGAAGAGGCTGAATTTAGAGCAAGTTAGGGCATTAGAGAAGATCTTCGAGCTAGGGAACAAGTTGGAGCCTGAGAGGAAGATGCAGCTAGGTAAGGCCTTAGGGTTGCAGCCTAGGCAGATTGCGAATTGGTTTCAGAACATGAAATCTAGGTTGAAGACAAAGCAGCTTGAAAGAGACTATGATACTCTGAAGAAACAGCTCGATGTTTTGAAATCGGATAATGATTCTCTTCTAGCACACAATAAGAAACTCCATGATGGATTCCATAGATGTCAAAGCTCGAATCTGGGGTTTATCAGAACAGAGGGTCGTCGCTTGGACCGATGCTCATGA
- the LOC103872116 gene encoding homeobox-leucine zipper protein HAT7-like isoform X2, with protein sequence MEWTLKQQMGDTISKIRKLFILKKHRFKYSMVILEMSWTWHGQTQICFFQLLKTRQFGYGELVVMSVFISSIITTTHGLMFQQLHEDNAHHLPSHTSPPSCPPHLFYGKRRRKLHDQQINDVHGSIRPPPSYSKKPDHDEDNLSDDGSHMMLGGTKKRLNLEQVRALEKIFELGNKLEPERKMQLGKALGLQPRQIANWFQNMKSRLKTKQLERDYDTLKKQLDVLKSDNDSLLAHNKKLHDGFHRCQSSNLGFIRTEGRRLDRCS encoded by the exons ATGGAGTGGACCTTGAAACAGCAAATGGGcgacacaatttcaaaaataag AAAGCTTTTTATACTGAAGAAACACCGTTTCAAGTACTCCATGGTCATACTGGAGATGTCTTGGACTTGGCATGGTCAGACTCAAAT TTGCTTCTTTCAGCTTCTAAAGACAAGACAGTTCGGCTATGGAGAGTTGGTTGTGATGAGTGTCTTCATATCTTCCATAATAACAACTACA CATGGACTCATGTTTCAGCAACTTCATGAAGACAATGCTCATCACTTACCTTCTCATACCTCTCCCCCTTCTTGCCCTCCTCATCTCTTCTATggaaa gaggaggaggaaactACATGATCAACAGATCAATGACGTTCACGGGAGTATCAGACCACCACCATCTTACTCAAAGAAGCCTGACCATGACGAAGACAATCTATCAGATGATGGGTCCCATATGATGTTAGGAGGGACGAAGAAGAGGCTGAATTTAGAGCAAGTTAGGGCATTAGAGAAGATCTTCGAGCTAGGGAACAAGTTGGAGCCTGAGAGGAAGATGCAGCTAGGTAAGGCCTTAGGGTTGCAGCCTAGGCAGATTGCGAATTGGTTTCAGAACATGAAATCTAGGTTGAAGACAAAGCAGCTTGAAAGAGACTATGATACTCTGAAGAAACAGCTCGATGTTTTGAAATCGGATAATGATTCTCTTCTAGCACACAATAAGAAACTCCATGATGGATTCCATAGATGTCAAAGCTCGAATCTGGGGTTTATCAGAACAGAGGGTCGTCGCTTGGACCGATGCTCATGA